In a genomic window of Streptomyces pristinaespiralis:
- a CDS encoding M23 family metallopeptidase has translation MPAKGKHRRPKTNPITRGFVVAGTGGAAIALPLFGATAANAAPAAAPATAEKAAAAAPASAPAPAAKKAPKTYTVVAGDYLSKIADEQDVRGGWKQLFNDNRRAIGADPSLIHPGLELTIGAKSKAKNDPEPRSESQARPSRDDSRSAAPEAEAPQAKAPAKETATTSSGSGFTAPVDAGVTTPYRASGAMWSSGYHTGVDFAAPSGSSVKAIGAGTVVSAGWGGAYGNEVVIQHTDGTYSQYAHLSSLAVSSGQSVTGGQQIGLSGSTGNSSGPHLHFEVRTGPSYGSDIDPLAYLREHGVSL, from the coding sequence ATGCCCGCGAAGGGTAAGCACCGCCGTCCCAAGACCAACCCGATCACCCGCGGCTTCGTCGTCGCCGGTACGGGTGGCGCCGCCATCGCGCTCCCGCTGTTCGGCGCCACCGCGGCCAACGCCGCTCCGGCCGCGGCCCCGGCCACGGCGGAGAAGGCCGCCGCCGCGGCCCCCGCCTCCGCGCCCGCCCCGGCCGCCAAGAAGGCCCCGAAGACGTACACGGTCGTCGCCGGGGACTATCTGTCCAAGATCGCCGACGAGCAGGACGTCCGCGGAGGCTGGAAGCAGCTCTTCAACGACAACCGGCGTGCCATCGGTGCCGACCCGTCGCTGATCCACCCGGGTCTGGAGCTGACGATCGGCGCCAAGTCCAAGGCGAAGAACGACCCGGAGCCCCGCTCCGAGTCGCAGGCCCGCCCGTCGCGCGACGACTCGCGGTCCGCCGCGCCCGAGGCCGAGGCTCCGCAGGCCAAGGCCCCCGCGAAGGAGACCGCGACCACGTCGTCCGGTTCCGGCTTCACCGCCCCCGTGGACGCGGGCGTCACCACTCCGTACCGGGCCTCCGGTGCCATGTGGTCCAGCGGTTACCACACCGGTGTCGACTTCGCCGCCCCCTCCGGCAGCTCCGTCAAGGCCATCGGCGCCGGCACCGTCGTCTCCGCCGGCTGGGGCGGCGCCTACGGCAACGAGGTCGTCATCCAGCACACGGACGGCACCTACTCCCAGTACGCCCACCTCTCCTCGCTCGCCGTCTCCAGCGGCCAGTCCGTGACCGGTGGCCAGCAGATAGGTCTGTCCGGTTCGACCGGCAACTCCTCCGGTCCGCACCTGCACTTCGAGGTCCGCACCGGCCCCTCCTACGGTTCGGACATCGACCCGCTGGCCTACCTGCGCGAGCACGGCGTCTCCCTCTGA
- a CDS encoding STM4013/SEN3800 family hydrolase, whose product MNEVVGRDDLLLVTLDTLRFDVAAELAAAGRLPNLARHLPGGVWEKRHAPGSFTYASHQAMFAGFLPTPAEQGPHPRLFAARFAGSETTAGRTFVFDTPDLVSALAGAGYRTVCIGGVGFFNKQGPLGSVLPGMFQESHWEPSFSVASPSSFEAQVERAEQVVASLPRERRLFLFVNVPSLHQPNWFHLPGATRADGDSRETHAAALEYVDRHIGRLFAAASSRRRCFAIVCSDHGTAYGDGGFTGHRLGHEAVWTVPYAHFFLEASA is encoded by the coding sequence ATGAACGAGGTCGTGGGCCGGGACGACCTGCTGCTCGTCACGCTCGACACCCTGCGTTTCGACGTCGCCGCCGAACTGGCTGCCGCGGGCCGGCTCCCGAACCTGGCCCGTCATCTCCCCGGTGGCGTCTGGGAGAAGCGGCACGCGCCGGGCAGTTTCACGTACGCCTCCCATCAGGCGATGTTCGCCGGGTTCCTGCCCACGCCGGCCGAACAGGGCCCTCACCCGAGGCTGTTCGCCGCCCGTTTCGCCGGCAGTGAGACCACCGCCGGACGGACCTTCGTCTTCGACACGCCCGACCTTGTCTCCGCCCTGGCGGGGGCCGGCTACCGCACGGTGTGCATCGGCGGCGTCGGGTTCTTCAACAAGCAGGGCCCGCTCGGGTCCGTGCTGCCGGGGATGTTCCAGGAGAGCCACTGGGAGCCGTCCTTCTCCGTCGCCTCTCCCTCGTCCTTCGAGGCGCAGGTGGAACGGGCGGAGCAGGTCGTGGCATCCCTGCCGCGCGAGCGCAGGCTGTTCCTGTTCGTCAACGTGCCCTCGCTGCACCAGCCCAACTGGTTCCACCTGCCGGGAGCGACCCGGGCCGACGGTGACTCCCGGGAGACGCACGCCGCGGCGCTCGAGTACGTGGACCGTCACATCGGGCGTCTGTTCGCCGCCGCGAGCAGCCGCCGCCGGTGCTTCGCGATCGTCTGCTCCGACCACGGCACGGCGTACGGCGACGGCGGTTTCACCGGCCATCGCCTCGGCCACGAGGCCGTCTGGACCGTCCCCTATGCCCACTTCTTCCTCGAGGCCTCCGCATGA
- a CDS encoding SGNH/GDSL hydrolase family protein, whose protein sequence is MADDSRTENSGVFGSYAAIGDSFTEGVGDPGPDGRFVGWADRFAVLLADRMPEHSFRYANLAVRGRLLDQIVEEQVPRARQLAPDLVTFCAGGNDIIRPGSDPDDVAERFERAVADLAGSVGTVMVTTGFDTRDVPVLRHLRGKIATYTAHVRAIADRYDCPVLDLWSLKSVQDRRAWDADRLHLSPEGHTRVALRAAQVLGIGVPADPDQPWPPLPPRGTLEVRRDDIQWAREYLVPWIGRRLRGESSGDHVEAKRPDLLPL, encoded by the coding sequence GTGGCAGACGATTCGAGAACAGAGAACAGTGGCGTATTCGGGTCGTACGCGGCGATCGGTGACAGCTTCACCGAGGGCGTGGGGGACCCGGGGCCCGACGGGAGATTCGTCGGATGGGCGGACCGGTTCGCCGTGCTGCTCGCCGACCGGATGCCGGAGCACTCCTTCCGGTACGCCAACCTCGCCGTACGCGGCCGCCTCCTCGACCAGATCGTCGAGGAGCAGGTGCCGAGGGCGCGTCAACTCGCCCCCGACCTGGTGACCTTCTGCGCCGGCGGCAACGACATCATCCGGCCCGGCTCCGACCCCGACGACGTCGCCGAGCGCTTCGAACGCGCGGTGGCCGACCTCGCCGGCTCCGTCGGCACCGTCATGGTGACCACCGGCTTCGACACCCGGGACGTACCGGTCCTGAGGCATCTGCGCGGCAAGATCGCCACCTACACCGCCCACGTACGGGCCATCGCCGACCGCTACGACTGCCCCGTGCTGGACCTGTGGTCGCTCAAGTCCGTCCAGGACCGGCGTGCTTGGGACGCCGATCGGCTCCACCTGTCGCCCGAGGGCCACACCCGGGTCGCGCTGCGTGCCGCCCAGGTGCTCGGGATCGGGGTGCCCGCCGACCCCGACCAGCCGTGGCCGCCGCTGCCTCCGCGGGGGACGCTCGAGGTGCGGCGGGACGACATCCAGTGGGCACGCGAGTATCTGGTGCCCTGGATCGGGCGGCGGCTCCGCGGCGAGAGCTCCGGCGACCACGTGGAGGCCAAGCGCCCGGACCTGCTGCCGCTCTGA
- a CDS encoding STM4014 family protein: MTGSPLRPSGPPLALVGNPANRRVTLFQAALRAAGEPAARVVPWLDVLRGRAEFRPGELVRIDSPGEDREVERALRGVADPTRVEGSALWYERFTAAVRDIAVRAEAGGARLLDDPAELAVLFDKRLCHAALLAADVAVPRSPTSGAAAPPVRGWDDVRSLLAATGLRRVFVKPAHGSSASGVMALETAGGGRVQATTSVERDAEGRLFNSLRVRRYGSEREVAALVDALAPDGLHIERWVPKASQRGRVADLRVVVVAGRATHAVVRTSRSPMTNLHLGGLRGDLAEARAAMEAAGAGWEEALAVCERAAACFRGVSRVGVDLLPSTGWRRFAVGEVNAFGDLLPGLTGLPGSGAEGQDTYAAQVAAVLRGTRNHRSATP; the protein is encoded by the coding sequence GTGACCGGCTCCCCCCTCCGCCCGTCCGGTCCTCCGCTCGCGCTCGTCGGCAATCCGGCCAACCGCCGTGTCACCCTCTTCCAGGCCGCGCTGCGTGCCGCCGGAGAGCCCGCCGCGCGGGTGGTGCCCTGGCTCGACGTACTGCGCGGCCGGGCGGAGTTCCGGCCGGGCGAGCTGGTGCGGATCGACTCTCCGGGCGAGGACCGGGAGGTGGAGCGGGCGCTGCGCGGCGTGGCCGATCCGACCCGCGTGGAGGGTTCGGCGCTGTGGTACGAGCGGTTCACCGCCGCCGTACGCGACATCGCGGTCCGGGCGGAGGCGGGCGGAGCTCGTCTGCTCGACGATCCGGCGGAGCTCGCCGTGCTGTTCGACAAGCGGCTGTGCCATGCGGCTCTGCTCGCGGCGGACGTGGCGGTGCCCCGGTCGCCGACCTCGGGAGCGGCCGCGCCCCCGGTGCGCGGCTGGGACGATGTGCGCTCGCTGCTGGCGGCGACCGGCCTGCGGCGGGTGTTCGTCAAACCGGCGCACGGCTCGTCCGCGTCGGGGGTGATGGCCCTGGAGACGGCGGGCGGCGGGCGGGTGCAGGCCACCACATCGGTCGAGCGGGACGCGGAGGGGCGGCTGTTCAACTCCCTGCGGGTGCGGCGCTACGGCTCCGAGCGTGAGGTCGCCGCGCTGGTCGACGCGCTCGCGCCGGACGGCCTGCACATCGAGCGCTGGGTGCCGAAGGCCTCGCAGCGCGGCCGGGTCGCCGATCTGCGGGTGGTGGTGGTCGCCGGCCGCGCCACCCACGCGGTGGTGCGGACGAGCCGCTCCCCCATGACCAATCTCCATCTGGGCGGCCTGCGCGGCGATCTCGCCGAAGCCCGTGCCGCGATGGAGGCCGCGGGCGCCGGTTGGGAGGAGGCCCTGGCGGTCTGTGAGCGGGCCGCGGCGTGCTTCCGGGGTGTCTCCCGCGTCGGGGTCGATCTGCTGCCGTCGACCGGCTGGCGGCGTTTCGCCGTCGGGGAGGTCAACGCCTTCGGGGATCTGCTGCCGGGACTCACCGGGCTGCCCGGCAGCGGCGCGGAGGGCCAGGACACTTATGCGGCGCAGGTCGCCGCCGTACTACGCGGGACGAGGAACCACCGAAGTGCAACACCGTGA
- a CDS encoding STM4012 family radical SAM protein, whose product MSTPASTPAPAGAGTPRPYQSYVYAYPHKTAYRPLEDRPALSALWAREPKDALSLYLHVPFCEVRCGFCNLFTRIGAPDELTGRYLDALDRQAVAVREALGDGAPVRFAAAAFGGGTPTFLTAGELERLCDIAEKRMGADLSAVPLSVETSPATATADRLAVLADRGTTRVSIGVQSFIDEEARAAVRPQRRADVEAALGRIREAGIPVLNIDLIYGIDGQTERTWLSSLDAALAWEPEELYLYPLYVRPLTGLGRLGAAGDAAWDEQRLRLYRAGRDHLLAHGYEQVSMRMFRRAGAPSSASDDHACQTDGMIGLGCGARSYTSSLHYSFDYAVDMGQIRRIIDDFTTAEDFSRAEVGRRVDEDEARRRHLLQSLLQAEGMDVAGYRERFGAVPADHFAAELERFGARGWLDTAAAPGLLRLSAEGLAHSDAVGPELFSPAVRAAMASYELK is encoded by the coding sequence ATGAGCACCCCCGCATCGACCCCCGCTCCCGCCGGCGCCGGCACTCCGCGCCCGTACCAGAGCTACGTCTACGCCTATCCCCACAAGACGGCCTACCGCCCCCTCGAGGACCGGCCGGCGCTGAGCGCACTGTGGGCGCGGGAGCCGAAGGACGCCCTCTCGCTGTATCTGCATGTGCCGTTCTGCGAAGTCCGGTGCGGTTTCTGCAACCTGTTCACCAGGATCGGCGCACCTGACGAGCTGACCGGGCGTTACCTGGACGCCCTGGACCGTCAGGCGGTCGCCGTGCGCGAGGCTCTAGGGGACGGCGCTCCGGTGCGGTTCGCGGCGGCCGCGTTCGGGGGCGGCACTCCGACGTTCCTGACGGCCGGGGAGCTGGAGCGGCTCTGCGACATCGCGGAGAAGCGGATGGGCGCCGACCTGAGCGCGGTGCCTCTGTCGGTGGAGACGTCGCCCGCCACGGCGACGGCGGACCGGCTGGCCGTGCTCGCCGACCGCGGCACGACCAGGGTGAGCATCGGCGTGCAGAGTTTCATCGACGAGGAGGCACGGGCCGCGGTGCGGCCGCAGCGCCGTGCCGATGTGGAGGCCGCCCTGGGCCGGATACGGGAGGCCGGCATCCCCGTCCTGAACATCGACCTGATCTACGGCATCGACGGCCAGACCGAGCGGACGTGGCTCTCGTCGCTCGACGCCGCCCTGGCCTGGGAACCGGAGGAGCTGTACCTCTACCCGCTGTACGTGCGCCCGCTGACCGGTCTGGGGCGGCTGGGCGCGGCGGGCGACGCCGCCTGGGACGAGCAGCGGCTGCGTCTGTACCGCGCGGGCCGCGACCACCTCCTCGCCCACGGGTACGAGCAGGTGTCCATGCGGATGTTCCGCCGCGCGGGGGCGCCCTCGTCGGCCTCCGACGACCACGCCTGCCAGACGGACGGCATGATCGGGCTGGGCTGCGGCGCCCGCTCCTACACCTCTTCCCTCCACTACTCCTTCGACTACGCCGTCGACATGGGCCAGATACGCCGCATCATCGACGACTTCACGACGGCGGAGGACTTCTCCCGGGCGGAGGTGGGCCGACGGGTCGACGAGGACGAGGCCCGTCGCCGGCACCTTCTCCAGTCGCTGCTGCAGGCGGAGGGGATGGACGTGGCCGGCTACCGCGAACGGTTCGGCGCGGTCCCCGCCGACCACTTCGCCGCGGAGCTGGAGCGTTTCGGCGCCCGTGGCTGGCTCGACACGGCCGCCGCGCCCGGGCTGCTGAGGCTGTCCGCCGAAGGGCTCGCCCATTCGGACGCCGTGGGCCCCGAGCTGTTCTCGCCCGCGGTCCGTGCGGCCATGGCCTCGTACGAGCTGAAGTGA
- a CDS encoding DUF6745 domain-containing protein — protein MRYADKWRAIAAATGPADRAAAEEGVRLAYGAAGLPAPDRIIWADSPLAGVNAVRALEAPGRSVRDDVRTRPWADERRRVHDELGPGGWTALWTGTGALLWDGTRALAERIRTGVVDALLEKAPDDAAGRAGEESRIRGVLLDAVLGQHDAAWLAAFDGRSDRLTGLARVAEHAGWWWPFEKAVVICERPLRLHRDEAGRLDNGDGPALVFPDGFALYAWRGMPVPAEFLRELTALTPERIRDEENAELRRVMLEYYGYDRYLAESGAQPVHRDETGILWRIALADDEDVVMVEVVNSTPEPDGSHRTYWLRVPPTTRTAREGVAWTFGMHADVYEPAVQT, from the coding sequence ATGCGGTATGCGGACAAGTGGCGGGCGATCGCGGCGGCGACAGGACCGGCGGACCGGGCCGCCGCGGAGGAGGGCGTGCGGCTCGCCTACGGTGCGGCGGGGCTCCCGGCGCCCGACCGGATCATCTGGGCGGACTCGCCCCTCGCGGGCGTGAACGCCGTACGGGCGTTGGAGGCCCCGGGGCGCTCCGTCCGCGACGACGTGCGCACCCGCCCCTGGGCGGACGAACGCCGCCGTGTCCACGACGAGTTGGGCCCCGGGGGCTGGACCGCCCTGTGGACCGGCACGGGTGCGCTGCTGTGGGACGGCACCCGCGCCCTGGCCGAGCGCATACGCACCGGCGTCGTGGACGCGCTGCTCGAGAAGGCACCGGATGACGCGGCGGGCCGTGCCGGGGAGGAGTCGAGGATCCGGGGCGTCCTTCTCGACGCGGTCCTCGGACAGCACGACGCCGCGTGGCTCGCCGCCTTCGACGGACGCAGCGACCGGCTGACGGGACTGGCCCGGGTCGCCGAGCACGCCGGCTGGTGGTGGCCCTTCGAGAAGGCCGTCGTCATCTGCGAACGGCCCTTGCGCCTGCACCGCGACGAGGCCGGCCGGCTCGACAACGGCGACGGCCCCGCCCTCGTCTTCCCGGACGGCTTCGCCCTCTACGCATGGCGCGGCATGCCCGTGCCCGCCGAGTTCCTCCGTGAACTCACCGCCCTGACCCCGGAACGGATACGCGACGAGGAGAACGCGGAGCTGCGCCGCGTGATGCTCGAGTACTACGGCTACGACCGCTATCTCGCGGAGTCCGGCGCCCAGCCCGTGCACCGCGACGAGACCGGCATCCTGTGGCGGATCGCGCTCGCCGACGACGAGGACGTGGTGATGGTCGAGGTGGTCAACTCCACGCCGGAGCCCGACGGCTCGCACCGGACGTACTGGCTGCGGGTGCCGCCCACGACGCGCACGGCGAGGGAGGGCGTCGCCTG
- a CDS encoding STM4011 family radical SAM protein, which produces MDLTVLYRGPLSSCDYDCPYCPFAKRRDSREQLRADRAALERFAGWAAAQTGDRLSVLFTPWGEGLVRSWYRRTLTELSHLPHIRRVAIQTNLSCRTDWLAEASTETLALWCTYHPGQTPYDRFLGKCLDLVRREIRFSVGVVGFPEHLEEARRLRADLPGHVYLWVNAPEGHELSDAEADAWTELDPLFPYSRHPHRSAGLPCRTGESVVSVDGDGTVRRCHFVRAELGNLYDGSYRSALRPRACPLAVCDCHIGYVHLETLPLYDVFAGGVLERIPAPVGGSSERPPGSPR; this is translated from the coding sequence ATGGATCTGACCGTGCTGTACCGGGGCCCGTTGTCGTCCTGCGACTACGACTGTCCCTACTGCCCGTTCGCGAAGCGCCGCGACAGCCGGGAGCAGCTGCGCGCGGACCGCGCGGCGCTGGAGCGCTTCGCGGGGTGGGCCGCGGCGCAGACCGGCGACCGGCTGTCGGTCCTGTTCACGCCGTGGGGAGAGGGGTTGGTCCGCTCCTGGTACCGCCGGACCCTGACGGAGTTGTCGCACCTGCCGCACATCCGCCGGGTCGCGATCCAGACGAACCTGAGCTGCCGGACCGACTGGCTGGCGGAGGCGTCCACGGAGACCCTCGCCCTGTGGTGCACCTACCATCCCGGCCAGACTCCTTATGACCGGTTCCTCGGCAAGTGCCTGGATCTGGTTCGCCGGGAGATCCGTTTCAGCGTGGGCGTCGTCGGCTTCCCTGAGCATCTGGAGGAGGCGCGCCGGCTCCGCGCCGATCTGCCCGGCCACGTCTATCTGTGGGTGAACGCACCCGAGGGACACGAGCTCTCCGACGCGGAGGCGGACGCCTGGACGGAGCTGGACCCGCTCTTCCCCTACAGCCGCCACCCGCACCGTTCCGCCGGGCTGCCGTGCCGCACGGGCGAGAGCGTCGTCTCCGTGGACGGCGACGGGACGGTGCGCCGCTGCCACTTCGTCCGCGCGGAGCTCGGCAACCTCTACGACGGCTCGTACCGCAGCGCGCTGCGCCCCCGTGCCTGCCCGCTCGCGGTGTGCGACTGCCACATCGGGTACGTCCACCTGGAGACGCTGCCGCTGTACGACGTCTTCGCCGGCGGTGTCCTCGAACGGATCCCGGCGCCTGTGGGGGGCTCGTCGGAACGGCCGCCCGGAAGCCCGCGCTGA
- a CDS encoding STM4015 family protein codes for MTISDHLQEWYGLPAFDFPDTEAEAASGTTLPAPEGVAWRISVDSYDSEEEWEEAFARFVATVDTTRVRALIVGSWSEAYESGPGEVISALLGAKEKLPRLRGLFVGDITFEQCEISWINQGEVTRLLDGFPELEHFGVRGGQDLVFPAVKHERLETLVVESGGLDVAVVRGIAASDLPALENLDLWLGTSWYGANADVSDLEPFLSGTRLPRLRYLALRNSEIQDEIAVALAGAPVVARLETLDLSMGTLGDDGAEALLNGQPLTHLKKLDLHHHFMSEAMVQRLSDALVPAGVELDVSESEGNGSGDREDRYTAVAE; via the coding sequence ATGACCATCTCGGACCATCTGCAGGAGTGGTACGGCCTGCCCGCGTTCGACTTCCCCGACACCGAGGCCGAGGCCGCGTCCGGGACCACGCTGCCCGCGCCGGAGGGCGTGGCCTGGCGGATCTCCGTCGACTCCTACGACAGCGAGGAGGAGTGGGAGGAGGCGTTCGCCCGCTTCGTCGCGACGGTGGACACCACGCGGGTACGTGCGCTGATCGTCGGCTCGTGGAGCGAGGCCTACGAATCCGGTCCCGGGGAGGTCATCTCGGCGCTGCTCGGAGCGAAGGAGAAACTGCCGCGGCTGCGCGGGCTGTTCGTCGGCGACATCACGTTCGAGCAGTGCGAGATCTCCTGGATCAACCAGGGCGAGGTGACCCGACTGCTCGACGGCTTCCCGGAGCTCGAGCACTTCGGTGTGCGCGGCGGCCAGGACCTGGTGTTCCCGGCGGTGAAGCACGAGCGGCTGGAGACCCTGGTCGTGGAGAGCGGCGGTCTGGACGTGGCCGTGGTCCGCGGTATCGCGGCGAGCGACCTGCCGGCGCTGGAGAATCTCGATCTCTGGCTCGGCACGTCGTGGTACGGGGCGAACGCGGACGTGTCGGACCTGGAGCCGTTCCTGTCGGGGACCCGGCTGCCGAGGCTGCGGTATCTGGCGCTGCGCAACAGCGAGATACAGGACGAGATCGCGGTGGCGCTCGCGGGCGCCCCGGTCGTGGCCCGCCTGGAGACGCTGGACCTGTCGATGGGCACCCTGGGCGACGACGGCGCGGAGGCGCTGCTGAACGGCCAGCCGCTGACGCACCTCAAGAAGCTCGATCTGCACCACCACTTCATGAGCGAGGCGATGGTGCAGCGCCTGTCCGACGCCCTGGTGCCGGCCGGGGTGGAGCTCGACGTCTCCGAGTCGGAGGGCAACGGTTCCGGCGACAGGGAAGACCGATACACGGCCGTCGCCGAGTGA